The region ACCCGCCGCTATGACGCGAATGGTGATCTAGTTTGGCATTACCAGCTCAATGCCCAGCTGTGGCAATCAATGACCGATATCATCACTAAGCGCAATGCAGCCCAAATCAATGCCTGGCAGCCCGGTAATGGCGGGACAACTGGCCCGGGGGCAGTCGGATCACAGTGCGCTGATAGTATTAAACATCCCGTTAGCACTGTGAAACAGGCCGAAAAAGAAAAAAGTCTTTTAAAACAACGCATTGAATACGCAAAACAATGGTGCCAAACCGTAGGGATACCATTTTCTTATGCTAAAAGACAACTTGATAAGGCTGATCGAACCCAACTCACAGGATCGCCACGGGCATTAGTCAGGATCCGGGCCATGATTAGGGATTTATGGCGGTACGATCACCCGGAAAAAGCGACCCAATAGCCACAAAAAAGCCCCGCAAGCGGGGCCATTGATAACTTAATGCGCAGGATTACCGGGCCTGACAGCCCCGGCTTACTCTTTTTTTGCCTCTAAATTTTGCTCTGCCCACTCATTCAGCAATGCCCCGCTTGCCCAACCGGCGGCAGTGGGAGCACCTAACTTTTTACCATCAGGGAAAAATTCACCCCGCACATAATTAGCCATCTTTTTTTCAAAGGTTGCTTGTGTGTTGCCCCGCACGATTCCGTGAGAAATTTCATGTTGCAGCTGGTTAATCACCGGCATCAGAGAAACGCCATTTTCAAGCTGCAGGATTAACCAATCTTGAATACTGTGCCAGGCTTTGGCCCTTGGGTTCCAGTTGCTCCGATCTGTTTGTTTTAGATGCTGCAATAACAAGGAATCTAAGGTATCTAATGATGTTTTGCTGGCCTGTTCCTCTGGGGGATAATTGACCATAATGGTTGCAACATCTTGGGATAATTGAAATCCTTCGTAATGCTCTTGGGTTGATTTATCGCCACCAGCATGGCCAAGAACCCGAGCGCGATAGGCAGCGGGTGATTCATTGGGTTGCCGGGCAATATCCATACTCACTGCCACCCATATAGCCCGTGTACTTTTAAAAGTAAACTCAGTGCCTAATAGTGATTTTGTATAAGTGTTTAAACTTGAGGCATATTTTTGCTGCACGGCATCATTATGCGCATAATCCATCACATCACCTTCGACCACTGATTTAGTTTGGCTTTCACCCTGGTAATCAATAAAAGATACCGTTTCTTTTTTCAGCGTCCGGCGCAGCTTTCTAAATGATTTGATAAATAAATCGGTATCAATCAGGCAGGGGATTTGATACGGCTTTAATTTTTCCAATAATTTACGGTTTTTTGTTTTGAGCTGGCCACTGAATAATAATGTATCTTCATCAATAACTTTAAAGCTGCCGGTTCTTAGTATTTCGGTCATTCGCCGCCCACTGGCTAAGGCCAGGGCGGTGGCTTGCTCTGCAATACTGGTTTGTTTTTTGTTCAATGAATCGGTGATACATTCAACGATCCAATCTGGATTAATATCCACCATGTTGCTGTGTTTTTTGCTCAGATTTTCAGCCGAGTTTTGTTCATTAATGGATTTTATAGATGATGGCAGACTTAGGTAGTAATACAGAACAAAGGCAATTTTGAGTTGTTGCAGGTCACTATAATAATCAGAGCTTCTATCTAAGTTATCTTGTCTTGCTTGGGCCAACAGCTTTATCTGATTATCGTGCAAATCTTTCAGCGGCAATGTGGGATCCAGCATTTTGGGTAGCTTAGAATTGAGTTTTTTATACTTGTTTACAA is a window of Shewanella sp. NFH-SH190041 DNA encoding:
- a CDS encoding telomere resolvase, which translates into the protein MKGTLKFARPEHILTFISNSQQHAETISDDKLRNNYLLDVSRRLVRKELERLGWNTDKVSGELKGKMLCSPAYLSSIFSSYRQMVLASGIKHHQVDKTLPEFVNKYKKLNSKLPKMLDPTLPLKDLHDNQIKLLAQARQDNLDRSSDYYSDLQQLKIAFVLYYYLSLPSSIKSINEQNSAENLSKKHSNMVDINPDWIVECITDSLNKKQTSIAEQATALALASGRRMTEILRTGSFKVIDEDTLLFSGQLKTKNRKLLEKLKPYQIPCLIDTDLFIKSFRKLRRTLKKETVSFIDYQGESQTKSVVEGDVMDYAHNDAVQQKYASSLNTYTKSLLGTEFTFKSTRAIWVAVSMDIARQPNESPAAYRARVLGHAGGDKSTQEHYEGFQLSQDVATIMVNYPPEEQASKTSLDTLDSLLLQHLKQTDRSNWNPRAKAWHSIQDWLILQLENGVSLMPVINQLQHEISHGIVRGNTQATFEKKMANYVRGEFFPDGKKLGAPTAAGWASGALLNEWAEQNLEAKKE